DNA from Ciona intestinalis unplaced genomic scaffold, KH HT000016.2, whole genome shotgun sequence:
TAACTTATAGTAGTATTGTATGAATGAAAACAaatgcaacttgctttatcctcgccgCAAAAGGTTAGTCGTTTTCACACATGTGATCTGTTTCagacacctcgtgccagcttacaactTATCACATATGTACTttgttaaagaatatttttatattttttaatttttgttgtgtgTCTGACCattagacaacccatttgtgaccactgggttaaagcaattgttgttaaatgtcttgcccaatggcacatgcgcccacaatggtagcagcgccgTGCTTCGAATCTATCGCCTAAGATACAGTTATTCCCACAGCAAGATATCTAATGGTTTTAAGTTAATAGTGAGTTTGGTGTGCTGAGATTTTAGACTATTATCCaatatatgttgtattattataatttcttACCACTACATACAGCATGTAGCTGACTGCATGCGGTGTTTGGTTCTAACGGTGCTGGTTCACATTCCATCAagtaatttgtgtttaaattgcaAGATTTAAATGAGAAAGAGTTCTACAAAGAATacaatgtaaatgtaaaaagaattttcaaagtatttttataaaaaatactaaacttACTTGTTGATACCGTTTGTTGATCACAGTTGTAGGGTCATCTACATACATTCCAATCTGTTTGCACACAACTAGTTGTGCATGTGCTTCTAATCTTTCATTTTCGAAACTCGTGGTGTTATTACCCTTCAATACAAAGAATTTTAACTGTCTTGGTGTTCatacaacaaattaaaatccaaAATCAAACGTCACCCTGCTATAcctttgtgggcgtatgtgtctctgggcaagacacttaacggcaatttctccaacccaatgggttgtccaaattattagccatacataaaaaatcccccccaaaaataattacccacaaagtaacatacatggccggtcgtaagctggcagggtgttaaacccgtgtgataacgactgtcgttttccggccacgcgaggataaaataagttacactcattcatttattcacccATTAATTTACCGTTTATACACCACTACTTAAAAATCTACAGCGATATCAAacctataaataataatttgcatatttttaaacgattaacttggtttaaataaatatcctTACCAGACAGACTGGCCTCCACTTTGGATTAAATGGATCACTGTCGTCATACAAGTAAACAAATCCTTGGGTCTTATATGAAAGCCCTACTGGTGCTGTATTGAaagaaaacattattaaatattatcatGAAATAGTTAACTTTATTTACCGTCACAAGAATTTTGTCGACAATCTGTTTCATCATTTGAACTTCCTGTGCATGTAAGATTTCTCAGTGGTGATTCAAGCAAACAATTTCGTGTCCGATTCTGTTTTCCACTTCCACAATTTTTTACGGATTCACATTTGCTCCATGCATTCCATTCTGCCCAAACTAagcaaaataatgaaaatataaatttatgtttatataggtGATTTCCTAGGTTGACACAGCCAGTTGATTTGGGATTTAGGTAATAGTTGGCTTGGCTCGTTACCCCAACTAAGAAACTTTATATTcctctttttttatatttctttttattttatactttatattatttatattttatatgggtgaggacctAGCTTGGCACAGCCAGTtgacttgggatttaggtaatagttggcccattactccaactgAGAAACAATGCAGAATTAAAAGCTGCGATCGAAACTTACTTCTATCGCATCATAggaaacattatttaaaaaaatgcaatctTGGAAACATCTATGGTGCCACATTTGAATAcagtaagtttaaaaaaatgaatgaatgtaactaactttatcctcgcgtggccggaaaacgacagtcgttataacacgaatgttcatacacctcgtgccagcttatgagttaccaagtatgttactttgtaggtgattatttttttgtgggtttttctatattttttatgtatggctgataatttggataatccattagtgactactgagttggagcaattgccgttaattaagtgtcttgcccaatgacacatacgcccacaatggtagctgcgaagagccttgaacccattacctctgggttaaccaactgtgctacggcgccagAGATTTTGTATGTAGGTCGATACTTACTGGGACAGACATGCTGGTTGCACAATCTCTTGTTGGTGACTTCTCCCACCATCCAGGAAAACTTAGCTGGCCACAATCTAGTTCTTACTTGGCTTCCACCACCACAAACCTCTGAACATTCTCCCCAACTGACCCAGTTTGAAGGCATGTAGTAACTTTTGTAAActaaaatacagaaataatgatgaatgttaacatttttgtatctaaaaaaacttgtttttaaaaagcttttttCCTTAGCAAGTAACTATAATGaggcattttttaaaaaatgtttgagaTAAGGGTAAAGTAACGCCACATTATTTCTTTACTTTTGATTTGCCTAAAACTTCATATAGAGAAACTGCACTAACTTTGAGGTGAGAAAATGTATCTTTGACAGAGGgctgttttaaatgaattattgAATGAAGGTGAACACAAATCCTCTTGTTTGCATGGAGAACTTGCACAGGGCTCATTTTTGAACTCCTAAAatacattgaatgaatgtaacttactttatccttgcgtggccggaaaacgacagtcgttaataCACGGGTTTAacgtttaacacctcgtgccagcttacgagttgccatttatgttactttgtgggtgattatttttgggggatttttttatgtatggctgataatttggacaacccattagtgaccacgaagtgtcttgcccaaggacacatacgcccacaatggtagcaacgtcgagatttgaacccataacctatgGTTACAGACAGacgtgctaaccactatgccgcGGCGCCGGACATTATCTTCTAATTTCCTCTACATTACTATCATATTATAAATTACCTTTAAGTATCGAAATGCATTTCTAGAGTAATACTTTGCCCCAGTGGTTGGTACAAGTCCATTAACTGCAGTAACCCATAGTCCATCTACTTCATACCACTCTAATATAGAAGAATCAGCTTGTTGAGATTGCTGTGTAATACGATCATTGCTGTTTATTTCACAAATATTTTGACTCGAATAATGGTTGAAAGATTTGCACCTggataaacaaatatttaaataaaaaaaattcccagCGTTACAGCCTAATGTTTGCAAGCGCACACATTTgccttaaaaaatattctgaaTTCAAAATTCTTCACCTGTCATCTTTATGACATGATAATACACATTGGTAAATATTCTGACCCAGCACTGTCCTATATACATATCCAGGAAAGAGTGAATTTTCAGGGCCTTGATCTCCACTTATGTTTTCCTCCCAAGACTGCTGTGGCAGCTTAGCTTCTGAAGTTACCTGGCTTAAGCACTTGGTTATAACTGAATCCATGCTTAAAACCGCAATACAGAAAAGAAGGTGGAATACACTCCAATGACAATAGTGCGTCATGTTGACACAAgggaaataaaatatggttatCTCATGTTACCACACTTCAAGGTGAAAgtgtattaattattaatatcattattgttatttatagATGTGTTTTCAAACCAGCGAGACAAACTTAACAGTAGACATGTAATTTTCAGTCTTGACCATTCAATCTTGAGCTCTGGTTCATTGTTGAAGGGAAGTCGTTTAAATCATTCATGACTTTCATTGAGTCAAAAACAGAACTATTTTATTgacaaatttattgaaaagaaATTGTcgcagaatatatatatttagatattgaaATGAGTGTTGCTTATAAATTATGGAGTACAAGTGTTATGAACAAAGTTTAATCTATAATATCTACATGTGTTCATTTACTAacataacattatattatagGAGTAACAGAAAAACTGGAAAACAGAATcaaattttagaatattttatcTGTTAAGGATACTACGTACATtgaacttttataaaaaattgcagTCTTAACatgaattataaatataattataaacaatacagtaaacaaattatatgaAACGGCACGTTGTAAGCAGAGCTGCTTCACTTGGGTAGGCATACATGCAGCTACAAAGTGTGGACCTCCCTATATTTCCAGATAGGTGCTGTACTATGTCACCAACTGTATTGGAGACTTGAGAAGGCAGATAACATTGCCCTGGAATACAATTTTGGCAAATTTTTATGCTTATGCACCAGGGacacataaaataacttttttttgtgacTGGCAGTTGTTTACATTAGTTTCATGaaataaaatgacaaaaattgtattatgtttcaaatttaaattttttctttttaactgtatatatttattattaaataaggTATTTTGAGCAACTGAGTTTTAAATCCTAACTAGGTTCACTGGCGTGTCTGGATATGGGACTCagcccatacagaataaaacgtttaaaatcaacaaacaCCTGTGGTATGTGAGAAGACGTCTAATCCAAAGCCAGTACATAGTTGGTTGctcaacatagatatcatgtTTACTTGCGTCAGCTCCCCAGTAATTCTTAGCACCAAGTTACCAGGTAACAGCCCTGCCATGCTCTGTAGAATTCACAGGTAtaatcagtggcgcagccccccaaaaaaataaggggggagggggtttaatcaaaaaattttcacaaaaaacttttttaaattttttttctaattatttttttaatttttggtttaaaaacggGGGTATCGCGACCCCCTAAACCctcctggctgcgccactggatataataaatgaaaaagttgGATATGTAAATGATGGCCCCAGAAGTTATATCATCAGTGTGCTCATTATTTACACCTAACGCTTGATTGTGATTTACCAGGTGTGTaactttaacaactgttgttttatcggtatatcctgtcttttcctttaaaatatttctaaatcttcccTACCGTAGTCGAAGAAACgaataaaagtaattgttatataaaaatattataactttgtcagtggtatttttttgtacggatgcaatttgaacaaccaatTGGTGATAAATAGGATAAAAAGATtgctgttaattgtcttgGCAAAGGGTCCACTTGACACAATGTTAGCAGCACCAAGGTTTTAACCATACATTGTTTGGTAATAAGGTTCTCTAATCACTGTGTTAAAGCGTTAAATTGCATTGCAATATTACGATTGTGTATCTCGAATAACCATCACCTGTTTCATTGTTTCTGGCGCAACAATAACAACAGAAGTTGCAACTCCTTTGTGGCAATCATGGAAGTTTTCTGCAATAAATTCTAAGGCAGATACTGTTGAAGAACTGTCATAAGATGGTCCTGTAAATTGCATCTGCGAGATTGAGGTCTCTAGATCAGATAAATCTGTCGTCGATACTCTTCCATTAATAGTCCGAATGTAAGGTGGGTAGAATTCATCGTTGGCTCCATATGTGACTAACGTGACTTCaacctgtttaaaacaatctgttacttctgctaccaagcATAAGATAATGTAGTATTTTTTAGtatgatataaaaacaataatttgatCCCAAAACTGGGCAAAACTTTATCAAGGTTTATActttaaacaagaaaaaaatctaaataaatacATGACAGAAACAGACAATCAGTGCATatattgattaaatatttgtaaagttaactatataatatatataaagtctaaaacatatattttacattttccatTCCTTCAATAGCTTGTTGTACTATTTTATGAAGTATAACTTTTGGATTCATGGCCACAGTATCATTGCTCATTGATATTGCAACGATAACTCTTGGTTTAGTCAACTCAGATGAAACAGGATCTTCCATTCCACAAGATGctacaaaacaaagaaaaaaaagacataaattaaatttttactaaaaaaaacctgatttacttttcaaaaaaattattaaaatcatatttctGTGCATGTGCTTTTTTCACAttgcattttaatttgttttggttAGTTTATTAGTTGTAATTTATCAtgagttttttgtttgtagaGTTAAATAGCCATCCTGGTTGACTGGCTGGTAAAGGATTGTCccttttgtccggatttcgctgccgcatgcagaactcggtaatgggtttgcatacgacttcgcaagcgaattcgcatgccggatactgtgtacagccaccttaactCTCTCAAAGTCTTTTGGATCCCATTTTTATTCAAGGccattttaacaactgtcactttgttgttgattcctttctctttgttgctttaaatatttatggtaTTTGTTATCAAAAACAggcaaataaaactatttaaagcAAACGTTATAAACTTGGGGTAATAACCAAcaccttttaaaatattttatccttACTGTATATCAATTCAATATGACCTTAGTTATTGTAgtcaaaaagataaataaaaattatgttgcgTGATACTGTACTCACTGCAGTAGCTGTATTTATTAATGGGAAACCCCTTATACTGTAAGTCAGCAACCAGCATGTTAGTATATTTGCAAGTATCCTCCCTAGTTGTGGCTTTGGATGAACAAGCTTCTAGATATGCATTGTACAGAGATGTAGATACTGCTGGTATGTTCTGGAACCTTGCTAAGACACTTTCACAAAGAATGTAGTTCGCTGATTGTGGATCAACAAATGGGATAATATCCTGGggatttaaattaagtaattgaatgaatgaatgaatgtaacttactttatcctcgcgtggccggaaaatgacagtcgttatcacaagggtttaacaccttgtgccagcttacgagttaccatgtatgttactttgtggNNNNNNNNNNNNNNNNNNNNNNNNNNNNNNNNNNNNNNNNNNNNNNNNNNNNNNNNNNNNNNNNNNNNNNNNNNNNNNNNNNNNNNNNNNNNNNNNNNNNNNNNNNNNNNNNNNNNNNNNNNNNNNNNNNNNNNNNNNNNNNNNNNNNNNNNNNNNNNNNNNNNNNNNNNNNNNNNNNNNNNNNNNNNNNNNNNNNNNNNNNNNNNNNNNNNNNNNNNNNNNNNNNNNNNNNNNNNNNNNNNNNNNNNNNNNNNNNAGATGtgcttttattatttaaaagtcaAATTCACTGAAAATTGTTtaactatatatttcaaagaaatcattaaaaattctttcattatttaaaagtaaaattcacTGAAAAATCTgtattaagttaaattcaaaccttaatttttaataggggtttttaaacattttaaagaacAAATCCCTAGAACCTTTGGATATATTTGCGGCAAGctaaaactgaaacaaaagtaaaacctGCAAAAATTTAGAATAGCACAATATTTAAGAAACCTCTTACTCAAACCAAAAActcaagtttttaaatttatattacagcaaaaatgtaaatctataaaaataaacctcAGGTGTGAATTGGCACTCGGGGTGTCCAGTGATTTCGAATgcgtttaaaaaagtttcctCATTCTGTGCATCAGTATTATCCGGTAAACCACGCGAATGAACAGGTCCACTTGCTTCAGGCATCCCAACAAGACCGCGCAAGATTGTGTCCGTATGTTTGTTGATCTGtgattaatatatatatgtattttaaccaaaaaccaATGCCAGGACAAAGTGGTCAGCTTTCCAACACAGAGGTTCAaggtgaaaaaaaacacatatagtatggtggggaaagataggacctTTTTAtctcattttctcgtcctattttggtggtaaacaaggaacattctaagcattataaaaccgtatcctcccgacttccatagactgttgttaattgttgtttaaaacacgatcaaaatatttggatattatattctaagggtgtcctatctcccccctcCCTACTATTTTATAGGTTTAAAAATTCACCCACcacaaaagataaataagtgtcaTTAGTTATTCATTTCCTCGTTCTAAGTCCACTTAAAAGTAGTGTAATATAATTgttgcatattttaaaatgatgtttgctttttaataCCATTTNNNNNNNNNNNNNNNNNNNNNNNNNNNNNNNNNNNNNNNNNNNNNNNNNNNNNNNNNNNNNNNNNNNNNNNNNNNNNNNNNNNNNNNNNNNNNNNNNNNNNNNNNNNNNNNNNNNNNNNNNNNNNNNNNNNNNNNNNNNNNNNNNNNNNNNNNNNNNNNNNNNNNNNNNNNNNNNNNNNNNNNNNNNNNNNNNNNNNNNNNNNNNNNNNNNNNNNNNNNNNNNNNNNNNNNNNNNNNNNNNNNNNNNNNNNNNNNNNNNNNNNNNNNNNNNNNNNNNNNNNNNNNNNNNNNNNNNNNNNNNNNNNNNNNNNNNNNNNNNNNNNNNNNNNNNNNNNNNNNNNNNNNNNNNNNNNNNNNNNNNNNNNNNNNNNNNNNNNNNNNNNNNNNNNNNNNNNNNNNNNNNNNNNNNNNNNNNNNNNNNNNNNNNNNNNNNNNNNNNNNNNNNNNNNNNNNNNNNNNNNNNNNNNNNNNNNNNNNNNNNNNNNNNNNNNNNNNNNNNNNNNNNNNNNNNNNNNNNNNNNNNNNNNNNNNNNNNNNNNNNNNNNNNNNNNNNNNNNNNNNNNNNNNNNNNNNNNNNNNNNNNNNNNNNNNNNNNNNNNNNNNNNNNNNNNNNNNNNNNNNNNNNNNNNNNNNNNNNNNNNNNNNNNNNNNNNNNNNNNNNNNNNNNNNNNNNNNNNNNNNNNNNNNNNNNNNNNNNNNNNNNNNNNNNNNNNNNNNNNNNNNNNNNNNNNNNNNNNNNNNNNNNNNNNNNNNNNNNNNNNNNNNNNNNNNNNNNNNNNNNNNNNNNNNNNNNNNNNNNNNNNNNNNNNNNNNNNNNNNNNNNNNNNNNNNNNNNNNNNNNNNNNNNNNNNNNNNNNNNNNNNNNNNNNNNNNNNNNNNNNNNNNNNNNNNNNNNNNNNNNNNNNNNNNNNNNNNNNNNNNNNNNNNNNNNNNNNNNNNNNNNNNNNNNNNNNNNNNNNNNNNNNNNNNNNNNNNNNNNNNNNNNNNNNNNNNNNNNNNNNNNNNNNNNNNNNNNNNNNNNNNNNNNNNNNNNNNNNNNNNNNNNNNNNNNNNNNNNNNNNNNNNNNNNNNNNNNNNNNNNNNNNNNNNNNNNNNNNNNNNNNNNNNNNNNNNNNNNNNNNNNNNNNNNNNNNNNNNNNNNNNNNNNNNNNNNNNNNNNNNNNNNNNNNNNNNNNNNNNNNNNNNNNNNNNNNNNNNNNNNNNNNNNNNNNNNNNNNNNNNNNNNNNNNNNNNNNNNNNNNNNNNNNNNNNNNNNNNNNNNNNNNNNNNNNNNNNNNNNNNNNNNNNNNNNNNNNNNNNNNNNNNNNNNNNNNNNNNNNNNNNNNNNNNNNNNNNNNNNNNNNNNNNNNNNNNNNNNNNNNNNNNNNNNNNNNNNNNNNNNNNNNNNNNNNNNNNNNNNNNNNNNNNNNNNNNNNNNNNNNNNNNNNNNNNNNNNNNNNNNNNNNNNNNNNNNNNNNNNNNNNNNNNNNNNNNNNNNNNNNNNNNNNNNNNNNNNNNNNNNNNNNNNNNNNNNNNNNNNNNNNNNNNNNNNNNNNNNNNNNNNNNNNNNNNNNNNNNNNNNNNNNNNNNNNNNNNNNNNNNNNNNNNNNNNNNNNNNNNNNNNNNNNNNNNNNNNNNNNNNNNNNNNNNNNNNNNNNNNNNNNNNNNNNNNNNNNNNNNNNNNNNNNNNNNNNNNNNNNNNNNNNNNNNNNNNNNNNNNNNNNNNNNNNNNNNNNNNNNNNNNNNNNNNNNNNNNNNNNNNNNNNNNNNNNNNNNNNNNNNNNNNNNNNNNNNNNNNNNNNNNNNNNNNNNNNNNNNNNNNNNNNNNNNNNNNNNNNNNNNNNNNNNNNNNNNNNNNNNNNNNNNNNNNNNNNNNNNNNNNNNNNNNNNNNNNNNNNNNNNNNNNNNNNNNNNNNNNNNNNNNNNNNNNNNNNNNNNNNNNNNNNNNNNNNNNNNNNNNNNNNNNNNNNNNNNNNNNNNNNNNNNNNNNNNNNNNNNNNNNNNNNNNNNNNNNNNNNNNNNNNNNNNNNNNNNNNNNNNNNNNNNNNNNNNNNNNNNNNNNNNNNNNNNNNNNNNNNNNNNNNNNNNNNNNNNNNNNNNNNNNNNNNNNNNNNNNNNNNNNNNNNNNNNNNNNNNNNNNNNNNNNNNNNNNNNNNNNNNNNNNNNNNNNNNNNNNNNNNNNNNNNNNNNNNNNNNNNNNNNNNNNNNNNNNNNNNNNNNNNNNNNNNNNNNNNNNNNNNNNNNNNNNNNNNNNNNNNNNNNNNNNNNNNNNNNNNNNNNNNNNNNNNNNNNNNNNNNNNNNNNNNNNNNNNNNNNNNNNNNNNNNNNNNNNNNNNNNNNNNNNNNNNNNNNNNNNNNNNNNNNNNNNNNNNNNNNNNNNNNNNNNNNNNNNNNNNNNNNNNNNNNNNNNNNNNNNNNNNNNNNNNNNNNNNNNNNNNNNNNNNNNNNNNNNNNNNNNNNNNNNNNNNNNNNNNNNNNNNNNNNNNNNNNNNNNNNNNNNNNNNNNNNNNNNNNNNNNNNNNNNNNNNNNNNNNNNNNNNNNNNNNNNNNNNNNNNNNNNNNNNNNNNNNNNNNNNNNNNNNNNNNNNNNNNNNNNNNNNNNNNNNNNNNNNNNNNNNNNNNNNNNNNNNNNNNNNNNNNNNNNNNNNNNNNNNNNNNNNNNNNNNNNNNNNNNNNNNNNNNNNNNNNNNNNNNNNNNNNNNNNNNNNNNNNNNNNNNNNNNNNNNNNNNNNNNNNNNNNNNNNNNNNNNNNNNNNNNNNNNNNNNNNNNNNNNNNNNNNNNNNNNNNNNNNNNNNNNNNNNNNNNNNNNNNNNNNNNNNNNNNNNNNNNNNNNNNNNNNNNNNNNNNNNNNNNNNNNNNNNNNNNNNNNNNNNNNNNNNNNNNNNNNNNNNNNNNNNNNNNNNNNNNNNNNNNNNNNNNNNNNNNNNNNNNNNNNNNNNNNNNNNNNNNNNNNNNNNNNNNNNNNNNNNNNNNNNNNNNNNNNNNNNNNNNNNNNNNNNNNNNNNNNNNNNNNNNNNNNNNNNNNNNNNNNNNNNNNNNNNNNNNNNNNNNNNNNNNNNNNNNNNNNNNNNNNNNNNNNNNNNNNNNNNNNNNNNNNNNNNNNNNNNNNNNNNNNNNNNNNNNNNNNNNNNNNNNNNNNNNNNNNNNNNNNNNNNNNNNNNNNNNNNNNNNNNNNNNNNNNNNNNNNNNNNNNNNNNNNNNNNNNNNNNNNNNNNNNNNNNNNNNNNNNNNNNNNNNNNNNNNNNNNNNNNNNNNNNNNNNNNNNNNNNNNNNNNNNNNNNNNNNNNNNNNNNNNNNNNNNNNNNNNNNNNNNNNNNNNNNNNNNNNNNNNNNNNNNNNNNNNNNNNNNNNNNNNNNNNNNNNNNNNNNNNNNNNNNNNNNNNNNNNNNNNNNNNNNNNNNNNNNNNNNNNNNNNNNNNNNNNNNNNNNNNNNNNNNNNNNNNNNNNNNNNNNNNNNNNNNNNNNNNNNNNNNNNNNNNNNNNNNNNNNNNNNNNNNNNNNNNNNNNNNNNNNNNNNNNNNNNNNNNNNNNNNNNNNNNNNNNNNNNNNNNNNNNNNNNNNNNNNNNNNNNNNNNNNNNNNNNNNNNNNNNNNNNNNNNNNNNNNNNNNNNNNNNNNNNNNNNNNNNNNNNNNNNNNNNNNNNNNNNNNNNNNNNNNNNNNNNNNNNNNNNNNNNNNNNNNNNNNNNNNNNNNNNNNNNNNNNNNNNNNNNNNNNNNNNNNNNNNNNNNNNNNNNNNNNNNNNNNNNNNNNNNNNNNNNNNNNNNNNNNNNNNNNNNNNNNNNNNNNNNNNNNNNNNNNNNNNNNNNNNNNNNNNNNNNNNNNNNNNNNNNNNNNNNNNNNNNNNNNNNNNNNNNNNNNNNNNNNNNNNNNNNNNNNNNNNNNNNNNNNNNNNNNNNNNNNNNNNNNNNNNNNNNNNNNNNNNNNNNNNNNNNNNNNNNNNNNNNNNNNNNNNNNNNNNNNNNNNNNNNNNNNNNNNNNNNNNNNNNNNNNNNNNNNNNNNNNNNNNNNNNNNNNNNNNNNNNNNNNNNNNNNNNNNNNNNNNNNNNNNNNNNNNNNNNNNNNNNNNNNNNNNNNNNNNNNNNNNNNNNNNNNNNNNNNNNNNNNNNNNNNNNNNNNNNNNNNNNNNNNNNNNNNNNNNNNNNNNNNNNNNNNNNNNNNNNNNNNNNNNNNNNNNNNNNNNNNNNNNNNNNNNNNNNNNNNNNNNNNNNNNNNNNNNNNNNNNNNNNNNNNNNNNNNNNNNNNNNNNNNNNNNNNNNNNNNNNNNNNNNNNNNNNNNNNNNNNNNNNNNNNNNNNNNNNNNNNNNNNNNNNNNNNNNNNNNNNNNN
Protein-coding regions in this window:
- the LOC108950126 gene encoding uncharacterized protein LOC108950126; translated protein: MTHYCHWSVFHLLFCIAVLSMDSVITKCLSQVTSEAKLPQQSWEENISGDQGPENSLFPGYVYRTVLGQNIYQCVLSCHKDDRCKSFNHYSSQNICEINSNDRITQQSQQADSSILEWYEVDGLWVTAVNGLVPTTGAKYYSRNAFRYLKEFKNEPCASSPCKQEDLCSPSFNNSFKTALCQRYIFSPQIYKSYYMPSNWVSWGECSEVCGGGSQVRTRLWPAKFSWMVGEVTNKRLCNQHVCPIWAEWNAWSKCESVKNCGSGKQNRTRNCLLESPLRNLTCTGSSNDETDCRQNSCDAPVGLSYKTQGFVYLYDDSDPFNPKWRPVCLGNNTTSFENERLEAHAQLVVCKQIGMYVDDPTTVINKRYQQNSFSFKSCNLNTNYLMECEPAPLEPNTACSQLHAVCSDVKIRHYVKPPTEITWNLVQDYCEIKGRKMCSFSEIFPNAPANYDVVITGIISGNHWVPIRDQYNEWALVGNWYHRTGWIFSKHFGRQPTWGEYPTYNSRKSNYFCCG
- the LOC100183498 gene encoding uncharacterized protein LOC100183498 codes for the protein MPEASGPVHSRGLPDNTDAQNEETFLNAFEITGHPECQFTPEDIIPFVDPQSANYILCESVLARFQNIPAVSTSLYNAYLEACSSKATTREDTCKYTNMLVADLQYKGFPINKYSYCTSCGMEDPVSSELTKPRVIVAISMSNDTVAMNPKVILHKIVQQAIEGMENVEVTLVTYGANDEFYPPYIRTINGRVSTTDLSDLETSISQMQFTGPSYDSSSTVSALEFIAENFHDCHKGVATSVVIVAPETMKQSMAGLLPGNLVLRITGELTQVNMISMLSNQLCTGFGLDVFSHTTGQCYLPSQVSNTVGDIVQHLSGNIGRSTLCSCMYAYPSEAALLTTCRFI